AGGAACTGGGATGTGCAGCCGCCCCAACCCTGGTAGGCCTGGTCGAACCCGCCAACACAGTGCTGACCGTCGTCTCGAACGATGAAGCGATGCGGCGGATCTACGCCCCCGGATCAGCTGATAGCCTCTTGCGACAGGCGACCGGGCGACTCTTCATCAATTGCGCAACCCTTTCCCCGGCACTCCAACGAGAGGTCCACACGTTGGTGGAGCAACAGGGCGGACAGTGTCTTGAGGCCTGCATGGCCAGCAGTATCACACAAGCTCGCCAAGGGACGCTCTACCTCATGTGCGGCGGACGCCCCGACGTTTTCGAGCGGGCAAGACCATTACTCAACGCCTTGAGCGCACACCTGCGCTATATCGGTCCGGCCGGAGAAGCTGCCGAGGTGAAGGCCCTCGTGAATATGGTGATGAACGCCAATACCGCCGCCCTGGCCGAAGGACTGGGATTGGGATCTGCTCTGGGCCTGGACCTCACCATGCTCCGCGAAGTATTTTCTCAAACCGGCGCCAACTCCCGCGTGTTGGAAACCGACGGTGAGGACATGCAGCATCGTGCGCACGAGTGCTATTTTTCTGCCGCCCATGCCGCGAAAGACTCAGGAATCGCCTGTGCCTTGGCCGAACAGGTCGGATTGGACCTCCCGCTGGCCACGGCCACGTATGAGCAATATCGGCGATTGGTCGCGATCGGCAAGGGAGAGATGGACAAGTCGGCCGTGGCGGAACTGACATTCAAGGAGCGTGCAACAGAGTCACGCACCGGGGAATAACCCCGCCTCACGATCACAGCTTTTCAAACGGCCGTTCCGGTCTGACCGAGGGCGGGAGAAATTGCCATCGCTTCTGCGCATCGACGTCGAACATGCCCAGATAGATGGCCTGCCCGGCCAGGGATTGAAACTCCACCAGGCGAATGGCACAACTGGACGGATCCACTACCCTCGCGTCGTACTGCCCCAAGACCGTGATCACTCCAGAGGCCTGCTGATACAGATTGCGGCGTGCGGCATACCCCGTATCAGGAAACAGTTCGGCCGTCGCCTCACAGCCTTGCCGGCCGGCAACATGGAGGGTCAGCCGATAACGGGACAGAAACGGATGGGTGGCGACACGGGTCAGCCGTACGCGTAACCCGGCGGATGGGAGCTCGACCTCTGCCGGCTCGGGGCGATCACTATTGCAGGCGACTAGGACAAGGACCAGGCCAATCACCATCCAGCCCGGTCCCCTCCCTCGCATTCGTTTCATTTTGCAGTAGGCATCTTCGAGGCGGCTCCGATGGCATCGAGACCGGCTTCGGCACAGGCATCATCCAGATGAGTGCCCGGAGCACCACCGACCCCGATCGCCCCCACCACCTCGCCGGCAATTTCGATGGGCAGCCCCCCGCCAACCATCAAAATACTCTCGTTCATCTCTCGCAAGGCCTGCAACGCTGGTTGCTTGGCAATCATCTCCGCTAACTCCGTGGTCGCACGACGCAGACTTGCCGCGGTGTAGGCCTTCTTCCTGCTGCTGTCGACCGTGTGCGGACCAGCGCCGTCGGCCCGCAACATGGCGCGCAAGACGCCGGCCCGATCCACCACGGACGCGCTGACCCGGTAGCCGTCCTTTTTACAAAAATCCACCGCTGCCTGCGCGGCTTTTCCAGCCAACGACGACGGTAAGACTGACTCTTTCGGCAACTCATCCGCTGCCTGTGCCACCATCGTTCCTCCGCCGGCCAGTACCAACATGGCGGCCACCAGCCCTGCACGGCCCAACTTCCTCCTGGACACCTGTATCGCCCTCACCATCATTGGCCTCCCTTGGTCGTTGTCTCGATGAGCCTCGCATCGCGAGACTACGGCCATCCACCCGCTCTGTCAATACTCCGACCATCCGCACCGGCAACCATAGGACGAACACAGCAGATGAGCAAGAGAGTGCGAATCTCGCCGCCGGAGACGAACGGTCTGAATCGAATGATCGTGAGAGGAATAGCGCGACGACGTGAGCGTCCGCAGCAACGCGCGTACAAGTGCCTGGGCGAGAGGGGGAGACTGGACGAGATCGACGGCGGTCAGTTGATGGAAATGGGATGGATGACGGGGTCACCTGCACCGGGACGATGCAGTTCCTCTATCCACACCTTCGCCTGCGCGACATAAAAGGTGTAGTCGCTTTCGGGATAACTCAATACTACGGCATACAAGAGCTGTTCGGCCTCCTGCTCACGCCCCGCGCTGAGGCTTGTCCGGGCCGCCTGCAAGGTGCACGACGCAGCCAGGGCTTTGGGATCCACAGTCGTGCGCACCGGCTGTTTCGTGACAAACCGATCCAGGCTTTTCGGCACATCGGGAGCGGGAACGACATGGGTATCAGCAGACTGCTGCAATTGCTTTGCGGCCGATAGGACTGTCTCGACATCCTCGCTGGACTGGCAGTGACGGTACAACTCCCACATCGACATCACCGATGTCGATCGCATGGTCGTCGATTGCGTGGAGGCATCGAACAGCTGACAACCGGCGAGCAACATGCCGACCGAGAGCCACGCAGACAGACGTATTGATTTGGACAACACCATTGAACGTATGCTTACCGGAACGATTCCGGCGCTGTCAAGAATTTTGGGGAGGTATCCGGAGAAAAGACCGACGCGTCATGCGTGCGGGAAGGACAGGCCGCTACGTGGTGGCGGGCAACGAGCAGGGCACGGCAGCTCAGCGCAGCAGCGGCGCGCCCTCGCTGGTCACAGCGATATCCTCGATAAGGGCGCGTAAGGGCTCCGCTACGGACCAGGCTTGCGCGACACAGCCGCGTGCCCGATGGGGACGCTCTCCGTCAAAAATTTCCGACACCTGGCCCAGACAGGCCTCGTCAAGATGTTCGAACAACCCCTGGAGGAACAGCCGTGCTTCACGCCGCACGGACAGACTGCCCCCATAGGTTTTCACCCAAGCCGTCACGAAAGGACCGAGCAAGAAGGGCCACACGGTCCCTTGATGATACGCGGCATCCCGCTCGGCCACACCGCCTTCGTACGATGCACAGAACCGAATGTCTTCCGGCGCCAACGTTCGCAGCCCGACGGGCGTAAGGAGGCGCTCCTTGAGCAATTGCAGCACTTGTTTCGCCTGCGCGTCGGTCACCAACTGATCATCCAACGCCAGGGCAAAAATCTGGTTGGGCCGCAGCGACGCATCATCCCCGGTCGGCCCGTCGACCACATCAAATAAATACCCTCCGGTCGGGTACCAGAACCGGTCCCGAAACGATGCGGTCGCGCGGGCACGATCCTGTCGACACTGTGCCGCATAAGCCGACTCACCGAACTGCTCCGCCAACACAGCGGCAACCGCCAGGGCCCGTACCCAGAGGGCCTGAATCTCGACCGGCTTTCCATGCCGCGGCGTGACGACCCACTCGCCGATTTTGACGTCCATCCAGGTCAGCTGCACCCCTTCGACGCCGCCGGTGATCATTCCGTCCTCGTCCATACGAATCCCGAACCGCGTGCCCTGCCGATATCCGTCGAGAATCTGCTTGATCGCGGGCCAGGCCATCCGCTGCACGCCCACAAGATCGCGGCTGTAGTGCAGGTACCGATCTACGGTGTGAATAAACCATAAGGAAGCATCGATCGTGTTGTACTCCGGCTGTT
The sequence above is drawn from the Nitrospira defluvii genome and encodes:
- a CDS encoding GlcG/HbpS family heme-binding protein, producing the protein MMVRAIQVSRRKLGRAGLVAAMLVLAGGGTMVAQAADELPKESVLPSSLAGKAAQAAVDFCKKDGYRVSASVVDRAGVLRAMLRADGAGPHTVDSSRKKAYTAASLRRATTELAEMIAKQPALQALREMNESILMVGGGLPIEIAGEVVGAIGVGGAPGTHLDDACAEAGLDAIGAASKMPTAK
- a CDS encoding NAD(P)-dependent oxidoreductase, with amino-acid sequence MAQSDFRLGIVGVGRMGANMARRLQELHYPVVSVYDADAPRAQALAQELGCAAAPTLVGLVEPANTVLTVVSNDEAMRRIYAPGSADSLLRQATGRLFINCATLSPALQREVHTLVEQQGGQCLEACMASSITQARQGTLYLMCGGRPDVFERARPLLNALSAHLRYIGPAGEAAEVKALVNMVMNANTAALAEGLGLGSALGLDLTMLREVFSQTGANSRVLETDGEDMQHRAHECYFSAAHAAKDSGIACALAEQVGLDLPLATATYEQYRRLVAIGKGEMDKSAVAELTFKERATESRTGE